Sequence from the Oenanthe melanoleuca isolate GR-GAL-2019-014 chromosome 28, OMel1.0, whole genome shotgun sequence genome:
tggggtgttgttctggatgtttttggggtgtagttctggatgtttttggggtgttgttttgggtgtttttggggtgttgttCTGGGCgtttttggggtgttgttttgggtgtttttggggtgttgttttgggtgtttttggggtgttgttttgggtgtttttggggtgttgttCTGGTGTTTTTGggtgttgttttggtttttttgggggtgttccgacccctctcctcctcctctgcctctctccGTCACCTCTGGGGACCACGATGATGCcgggggtggttttggggtgtagttctggatgtttttggggtgttgttttgggtgtttttggggtgttgttctggatgtttttggggtgtagttctggatgtttttggggtgttgttttgggtgttttttggggtgttgttttgggtgtttttggggtgttgtttTGGGCgtttttggggtgttgttttgggtgtttttggggtgttgttttgggtgtttttggggtgttgttttgggtggttttggggtgttgttctgggtgtttttgggtgttgttttggtttttttgggggtgttccgacccctctcctcctcctccgcctcTCTGTCACCTCTGGGGACCGCGATGATGCcgggggtggttttggggtgttgttttgggtgtttttggggtgttgttttgggtgtttttggggtgttgttctggtgttttgggggtgttgttctggtgtttttggggtgttcagacccctctcctccccccgcccagctgcaggagctcgTGTACCACCAGGTGATGCTGGCCCAGTGCCACATGCTCACCGCCGTCATCAACACCTCCTGCAACGGTAAGGgaccccccaccccaaaaaaaccaccctggggaccccctgcccaccctcctgGGAACCCCAGAACCCCCTGAGGACCCTCAGAACCCCCTGAGGACCCCCAAtatcccctccccaccctcctggGAACCCCAGAACCCCCTgaggacccccaaaatcccctaaGGACCCCAAATATCCCCTgaggatccccaaaatcccctgagGACCCTCAGAatcccctccccatcctcctggGAACCCCAGAACCCCCTGAGAACCCCCAGAATCCCTTAAGGACCCCCAGAATCACCTGAGGACCCCCAATATCCCCTCTCCACACTCCTGGGAACCCCAGAACCCCCTGAGAACCCCCAGAATCCCTTAAGGACCCCCAGAATCACCTGAGGACCCCCAATATCCCCTCCCCACACTCCTGAGAACCCCAGAATCCCCTGAGAACCCCCAGAATCCCTTAAGGACCCCCAGAATCACCTGAGGACCCCCAGAATCCCCTTCCCACTCAATTGGGACACCCAGAACCCCCTgaggaccccaaaaatcccctctCCACCGTCCTGGGACACCCAGAACCCTCTGGGGACCCCCAGAATTCCTTCCCCACCCTCTGACTACCCCAGGCACCACTTTCCCACCCTCCTGGGGACCCCCAACACTCCCTTCTCACCCTTTggggacccccagcaccccctgaaGACCCTCAGAGCCCCCTCCCCGCCCTTTGGAGACCCCCAAACTCTTCCTTCCCACACTTTGGAGATTCCCTGCACCCCTTGGAgacccccagaaccccctccccaccctttGGAGATTCCAAACTCTCCCTTCCCACACTTTGGAGACCCCAAACTCTCCCTTTCCACCATCCTggggacccccagcaccccctgaaGACCCTCAGAACCCCCTCCCCGCCCTTCGGAGACCCCAAACTCTCCCTCCCCGCCCTTTAGAGCCCCTCAactctccctccccacccacctgggcacccccagcacccccaaaatgACCCATCCCAGGCAGAGCCATCACCCCAAACACTCTGGGGGAAGACCCGGGgggggatcccaaatcccccaaacctTGTCCCCCACAAGCCGacaagctggagctgcagcgACAACTACACGAGGCCACCTcatccaaaaaaaccctggagGGGAACAACCAGCAGAGCCGAGCCGAGCTGGCCAAAGCCACCCAGGAGAGGGACAGGTGCCAGCAGGACCTGAAAAGCGCCACCACCGAGGGCGACCTGAGCAGggtggagctggaggtgcagaAACACAAGTGCAGCTCGCTCCAGAGCGACCTGAAGGAGAAACTCCCGCGGATTTCGGAGCTGGTGAGGCAGTTCCAGTGCAAGGACGCcgagaaggagctggagcagatccGGGGCCGGGTGGAGAATCTGTTCCGGCAGCAGCAGGAGCGCGACTCGCAGTTCGTCTGGAAGGGGAGCTGCGAGCTGAGCGTGCGGCAGTGCCGGCTGAACTGCTCCCGGgagatgcaggagcaggagaggagggcGCAGGGAGCGGAGCAGCGCCAGAGGGAGGCGGcggaggagaggaggaggatggaggcgcagagggagaaggagaggaaggagctggaggagaagaggaaggcGGCGGTGGCGCAGGGGGAGGcgctgagggagcagctggtggCGTGTATGGCCAAGGTGGGGACGCGGGgatatggggatatggggacatggggacacggggtactggggacatggggagattggggatatggggatatggggacacggggtactggggacatggggagattggggatatggggatatggggacacggggtactggggacatggggatttggggacacggggtactggggacatggggacatgaggatttggggacacGGGTGGTGGCACAGGCGGAGGCGCTGAGGGAGCACCTGGTGGCGTGTATGGCCAAGGTGGGGacgcggggacacggggacgtggggacacggggacacggggtgttggggacatggggatatggggacacggggacatggggacacaggggatatggggacatggggacacggggatttggggacacgggggatatggggatatggggacacgggatattggggacatggggacatggggatttggggacacggGTTGTGGCACAGGCGGAGGcgctgagggagcagctggtggCGTGTATGGCCAAGGTGGGGAcgcggggacatggggacacggggacatggggtATTGGGatatggggacatggggacacggggacattggggatatggggacacggggtactggggacatggggatatggggacacggggacatggggacacaggggacatggggacacggggacatggggacacggggacatggggacacggggtactggggacatgggaaCACTGGGGATATGGGGACACGGGGtattggggacatggggacatggggatttggggacacggGTGGTGGTGCAGGcgctgagggagcagctggtggCGTGTATGGCCAaggtggggacacggggacatggggacacggggacatggggacagagggacatgggaacatggggacacggggacatggaGACATGGGGACATGAGGACATGGGGCATTGGGGACACAAGGacatggggatttggggacacgggggcacggggacatggggacatgggggacatggggacatggggacatggggacacggggatatGGGGAGTTGGGGAATTGGGGAACTGGGGCATTGGGGCAGTGAGGACATGGGGTCATGGGGAACTGCAGTCATGGGGAGTTGGGAACACGgggaactggggacactggggacacggggacatggggataCCCCCGAGCAGCGTCACGGTGCCACCCTGAGCAGTGTCACCCCTCACTGGTGCCACCCTGAGCAGTGTCATGGTGTcaccctgggcagtgccacagTGCCACCCTGAGCAGTGTCACGGTGCCACCCTGCCCAGTGTCCCCGCTCCCTGGTGCCACCCTGAGCCGTGTCCCCGCTCCTTGGTGCCACCCTGAGCCGTGTCCCCGCTCCCTGGTGCCACCCTGAGCAGTGTCACCCTGAGCAGTGCCACCCTGAGCCGTGTCCCCGCCCCGCAGGTGTCCCCCCTGGCGCTGCCACCCTCCCGGGTGCCGCTCGGCCGCTCCGGCTCCttccccgctcccggcccctacatggagctgctggggaaccCGGCCACGCTGGGCACCCTGGGTGAGTCCtgcggggacactggggacactggggacaccgggTCACCCTGCTGGCCGTCCcgttatcccatcccattatcc
This genomic interval carries:
- the PLVAP gene encoding plasmalemma vesicle-associated protein → MEKSSFAMAKFGLEHKEAMPKRDCGFYLKYIFLFTSLIQFLIILGLVLFMVYGNAQAGTDTHLRLLEEQVQGHYGRIVTLSAANANLSRALNATLKDKDKLQALALKVQRELEKCNSSQNSNSGPQLQELVYHQVMLAQCHMLTAVINTSCNADKLELQRQLHEATSSKKTLEGNNQQSRAELAKATQERDRCQQDLKSATTEGDLSRVELEVQKHKCSSLQSDLKEKLPRISELVRQFQCKDAEKELEQIRGRVENLFRQQQERDSQFVWKGSCELSVRQCRLNCSREMQEQERRAQGAEQRQREAAEERRRMEAQREKERKELEEKRKAAVAQGEALREQLVACMAKVSPLALPPSRVPLGRSGSFPAPGPYMELLGNPATLGTLGRKNLEDVQRMLQMVEQYMKSSSG